In a genomic window of Fibrobacter sp. UWT2:
- the dnaX gene encoding DNA polymerase III subunit gamma/tau — MAYVAMARKWRPQSFSDMVGQEHIAKTLQNAIEGGRLHHAFLFTGTRGVGKTTSARILARTLNCTGGDPLHPCGQCESCKDISGGNPMDVFEIDAASNTGVDNIRDVIERVQYPPVIGKYKIFIIDEVHMLSTGAFNALLKTLEEPPEHVIFIFATTEVNKVPQTILSRVQRFDFKRLTIEQIRSRLRFICEQEGINASDEALDIFAEKADGSMRDGLTYFDQAYAFTGNEMSADAVRSVLGIPPVELFFTLISAIEGHDLKGCFKMVDEACKRGIEFTPLLDGFGKFLRNLLYARLDAFTPDALNISEELYTKYKSVVPELKNGDILRISKLLIDLQATLRYSTNPRLLVETTFARMAWLDRLTDLRRALAAINDPKSASEEALKKKVTEVQNYIDAEEEAKALQQREENPFAALQSSIAGPSNGEVYNRYEIPSVWGSIKSKIADSGDFAFSVALNDTVLETSDLKATPFPIALTYLGDNASDAWGVKQMEDHPEYMERVKQMLEDMLQTPVILTLKTRAFNESELKIRKQAQMSPYQLDLEKEPGLQKLKELFQAELIYSHKSNRTMAPQQAEGCDVDSDEN; from the coding sequence ATGGCATACGTAGCAATGGCCCGAAAGTGGCGTCCGCAATCTTTTTCCGACATGGTCGGTCAGGAACATATCGCAAAGACCCTTCAAAACGCAATTGAAGGCGGTCGTCTGCACCACGCATTCCTGTTCACCGGAACCCGCGGCGTCGGTAAGACCACCAGTGCCCGTATCCTCGCCCGCACGCTGAACTGCACCGGCGGAGACCCGCTACACCCCTGCGGACAGTGCGAAAGCTGCAAGGACATTTCGGGCGGCAACCCGATGGACGTCTTTGAAATCGACGCAGCCTCCAATACCGGTGTCGACAATATCCGCGACGTGATTGAACGCGTGCAGTACCCGCCTGTCATCGGCAAATACAAGATTTTCATTATCGACGAAGTCCACATGCTTTCGACGGGCGCCTTCAACGCGCTCCTCAAGACGCTCGAAGAACCGCCTGAACATGTGATTTTCATCTTCGCAACGACCGAAGTCAACAAGGTGCCGCAGACCATTTTGAGCCGTGTGCAGCGTTTTGACTTCAAGCGCTTGACCATCGAACAGATTCGTAGCCGCCTCCGCTTTATTTGCGAACAGGAAGGCATCAACGCCTCTGACGAAGCCCTCGACATTTTCGCCGAAAAAGCCGACGGTTCCATGCGCGACGGTCTCACCTACTTCGACCAGGCATATGCCTTTACCGGCAACGAAATGAGCGCCGACGCGGTCCGTAGCGTCCTCGGCATTCCCCCGGTGGAACTGTTCTTTACGCTGATTTCGGCTATCGAAGGCCACGACCTCAAGGGTTGTTTCAAGATGGTGGACGAAGCCTGCAAACGCGGCATCGAATTCACTCCGCTCCTGGACGGATTCGGCAAGTTCCTGCGCAACCTGCTTTACGCCCGTCTCGACGCCTTTACGCCTGACGCCCTGAACATTTCGGAAGAACTTTACACCAAGTACAAGAGTGTGGTTCCCGAGCTCAAGAATGGCGACATTCTGCGCATCAGCAAGCTTTTGATTGACCTGCAAGCAACGCTGCGCTACAGCACGAACCCGCGCTTGCTGGTAGAAACGACGTTTGCCCGCATGGCTTGGCTCGACAGGCTTACCGACTTAAGGCGAGCGCTTGCCGCCATCAACGACCCGAAAAGCGCCTCCGAAGAGGCGTTAAAAAAAAAAGTAACTGAAGTCCAAAATTACATTGACGCCGAGGAAGAAGCCAAGGCGTTACAGCAACGCGAAGAAAACCCCTTCGCGGCTTTGCAAAGTTCCATTGCGGGTCCAAGCAACGGCGAAGTCTACAACCGCTATGAGATTCCTTCCGTCTGGGGCTCCATCAAGTCTAAAATTGCTGATTCCGGCGATTTCGCCTTCTCGGTGGCCCTGAACGACACCGTGCTCGAAACCAGTGACCTGAAGGCCACCCCCTTCCCCATCGCGCTTACCTACCTGGGCGACAACGCCAGCGATGCCTGGGGCGTAAAACAGATGGAAGATCACCCCGAGTACATGGAGCGCGTCAAGCAGATGCTTGAGGACATGCTCCAGACTCCGGTAATCTTGACCCTTAAAACCCGCGCCTTCAACGAATCGGAACTCAAGATCCGCAAACAGGCCCAAATGTCGCCTTACCAGCTGGACCTTGAAAAGGAACCCGGACTCCAAAAACTCAAGGAACTGTTCCAGGCCGAACTGATTTACAGCCACAAGAGTAACCGCACCATGGCCCCGCAGCAAGCCGAAGGCTGCGACGTGGACAGCGACGAAAACTAA
- a CDS encoding DUF4928 family protein produces MFGQKKFPLNPESFKTPKGGQVAGLSGKKLQKILQRYGIKQSLASEAGRTSRGSIQLMTDYLNFLNEWHSNETIDFDKVELFWAEQIKKFFQSKPLTLSANNSKTISANLNELFQQAKNRQEHITGTQYMGTILQHLVAAKLKVIMPNVPFEIHGASVADSPTNRDGDFEINDTIIHCTTSPTEALLNKCADNIDAGKHPIIITLYDRVEVAQKQAEDKGLSDKIDVWSVQQFLSTNLCEHSLFKAANINDKMESIIKEYNNIVSEHETDPSLKINYLAKK; encoded by the coding sequence ATGTTCGGACAAAAAAAATTTCCTTTAAACCCTGAAAGTTTTAAGACCCCTAAAGGAGGCCAAGTTGCAGGCCTAAGCGGGAAAAAGCTACAAAAAATTCTTCAGAGATACGGAATAAAACAGTCATTAGCTTCAGAAGCCGGACGAACAAGTCGTGGTTCTATACAATTAATGACAGACTATCTCAATTTCCTTAATGAATGGCATTCCAACGAAACTATTGATTTTGACAAGGTAGAACTATTTTGGGCTGAACAGATAAAGAAATTCTTCCAAAGTAAACCACTAACGTTGTCTGCCAACAACTCAAAAACAATAAGTGCAAATTTAAACGAGCTATTTCAACAAGCAAAAAACAGACAAGAGCATATCACCGGAACGCAATACATGGGAACAATTTTACAGCATCTAGTTGCTGCAAAATTAAAAGTCATTATGCCAAATGTTCCATTTGAAATTCATGGAGCATCCGTTGCCGATTCTCCGACTAACCGAGATGGAGACTTTGAAATCAATGACACCATTATCCATTGCACAACAAGTCCTACCGAAGCTTTATTAAATAAATGCGCAGATAACATTGACGCAGGAAAACATCCGATAATCATAACCTTATACGATAGAGTTGAGGTTGCCCAAAAACAGGCCGAAGACAAAGGATTATCTGATAAAATTGATGTATGGAGTGTTCAACAATTTTTATCTACAAATTTATGCGAGCACAGCCTTTTTAAGGCTGCAAACATCAATGATAAGATGGAATCCATTATCAAAGAATACAACAATATTGTAAGCGAACACGAGACTGATCCTAGCCTAAAAATTAATTACCTAGCAAAAAAATAG
- a CDS encoding efflux RND transporter periplasmic adaptor subunit, with translation MNKTVKTLLTIAVASLMLVACDKKEENAEKKASTIEEIQKEKGKPARVVKAATSKLTDVRKFSGTIQGINQNSAICKMGDPIAKINVQVGSSVQKDQVIAEYLFTGDNTQYQEAQEKIAVLEKATERMRELHAKGGISQQDMDSQEMQLKVAKMGLETARRATLILAPEAGVVTEIKFKVGQTPGQGAQFATIAKLNKVILKLNITSKDIGFFKKGASAKVTVADETFTGKVTLIPLAADPTTHFFPVEITFDNKAKKLLPGMYVTAELDARQVEGIVVPAEAIVYRNGINVIWTVDAEGKALRKIVKLGVQTKNDVQITEGLEGGETVIVEGQSKMNDGDKVLIVE, from the coding sequence ATGAACAAGACAGTTAAAACCCTCCTGACAATCGCTGTCGCATCGCTGATGCTTGTCGCCTGCGACAAGAAAGAAGAAAATGCCGAAAAGAAGGCATCGACTATCGAAGAAATCCAGAAAGAAAAAGGCAAACCCGCCCGCGTAGTCAAGGCTGCCACCTCGAAACTTACCGACGTGCGTAAGTTCAGCGGCACCATCCAGGGTATCAACCAGAACAGCGCCATCTGCAAGATGGGCGACCCGATTGCTAAAATCAACGTGCAGGTGGGATCCTCCGTCCAGAAAGACCAGGTAATCGCCGAATACCTGTTCACGGGCGACAACACCCAGTACCAGGAAGCACAAGAAAAGATTGCCGTTCTTGAAAAAGCAACTGAACGCATGCGTGAACTCCATGCCAAGGGCGGCATTAGCCAGCAGGACATGGATAGCCAGGAAATGCAACTCAAGGTCGCAAAGATGGGACTTGAAACCGCCCGCCGCGCTACCTTGATTCTCGCTCCTGAAGCCGGCGTGGTGACCGAAATCAAGTTCAAGGTTGGCCAGACTCCGGGACAGGGCGCTCAGTTTGCAACCATTGCAAAGCTCAACAAGGTTATCTTGAAGTTGAACATCACCAGCAAGGACATCGGATTCTTCAAGAAGGGGGCATCTGCCAAAGTCACTGTCGCCGACGAAACGTTCACGGGTAAGGTGACTCTGATTCCGCTCGCAGCGGACCCGACAACCCACTTCTTCCCGGTTGAAATTACGTTCGACAACAAGGCCAAGAAGCTCCTGCCCGGCATGTACGTGACCGCAGAACTCGACGCCCGCCAGGTGGAAGGCATCGTGGTTCCTGCCGAAGCAATCGTTTACCGCAACGGCATTAACGTCATCTGGACTGTCGATGCCGAAGGCAAGGCCCTCCGCAAGATCGTGAAGCTTGGCGTGCAAACCAAGAACGATGTGCAGATTACAGAAGGTCTTGAAGGTGGCGAAACCGTGATTGTCGAAGGCCAGTCCAAGATGAACGACGGCGACAAAGTGCTGATCGTTGAATAG
- a CDS encoding TolC family protein: MPRHLAALSAMALSLVAPQWAGATTYTRDEAVKIALEKSSDVKTAEEEVISANSQVDAGYGNALPSIDLDATITRIFGLDDVKNKKPVYNALNNTVAEDGSDPSVYDYVNAGAIDGLIYGMSKQGYRWQSSVGLTATQILYAQGKVGTGIEIAKAYKHVKEVNLENTKANVRYDVENAFDQLIFLDSSIVILYQSKDMLQENLNFVEQGLKSGMMTELDLIRIQLKMDQLTSQINSTEKKRVLARNALLNTMGLEWDSEVKFQGDLRDPLQGYAYPDTTMANVKKRRKELVMLEASEEMLQKNVSIEEGGYKPTVVLVGGLKYGNNKNHFYQWDAPDWDENISKYIALNLKLNLFNGMKTKEAVVQAKSDLRSTQIKKETAERGFRMQIESCANTLEDANSQLEIAKRQIDLAQKNYDLTNDSYKLGRETQLNLLTAENDLRTAKIGYMQAIVNWNQAYNALLQATGEY; this comes from the coding sequence ATGCCCAGGCATTTAGCAGCATTATCGGCTATGGCATTGAGCCTCGTAGCCCCGCAATGGGCGGGTGCTACAACCTACACGCGCGACGAAGCCGTCAAAATAGCCCTTGAAAAGTCCTCGGACGTCAAAACTGCCGAAGAAGAAGTCATTTCGGCAAATTCCCAAGTAGATGCCGGTTACGGCAACGCCCTCCCGTCAATTGACCTTGACGCTACCATCACCCGTATTTTCGGTCTCGATGACGTCAAAAATAAAAAGCCCGTATACAACGCGCTGAACAACACGGTAGCTGAAGATGGTAGTGACCCGTCCGTCTATGACTACGTGAACGCAGGCGCCATCGACGGCCTTATTTACGGCATGTCCAAGCAGGGTTACCGCTGGCAATCTTCTGTGGGACTTACCGCGACCCAGATTCTTTACGCCCAGGGTAAGGTGGGTACCGGCATCGAAATCGCCAAGGCCTATAAGCACGTCAAGGAAGTCAACCTTGAAAACACGAAGGCAAACGTCCGCTACGACGTGGAAAACGCATTCGACCAGCTCATTTTCCTGGATTCATCAATCGTTATCCTGTACCAGTCCAAGGACATGCTTCAGGAAAACCTGAATTTCGTGGAACAGGGTCTCAAGAGCGGCATGATGACCGAACTCGACTTGATTCGCATACAGCTCAAGATGGACCAGCTGACCTCCCAAATCAACAGCACCGAAAAGAAGCGCGTGCTTGCCCGCAATGCCCTACTTAACACCATGGGCCTTGAATGGGATTCCGAAGTCAAGTTCCAGGGGGACCTCCGCGATCCATTGCAGGGCTACGCCTACCCCGATACCACCATGGCGAATGTGAAAAAGCGCCGCAAGGAACTGGTGATGCTCGAAGCAAGCGAAGAAATGCTCCAGAAGAATGTTTCTATCGAAGAAGGTGGCTACAAGCCGACGGTCGTACTCGTGGGTGGCCTCAAGTATGGCAACAACAAGAACCACTTCTACCAGTGGGACGCTCCGGATTGGGACGAAAACATCAGCAAGTACATCGCCTTGAACCTCAAGCTGAACCTCTTCAACGGCATGAAAACCAAGGAAGCGGTCGTTCAGGCAAAGTCCGACTTGCGTAGCACCCAAATCAAGAAAGAAACCGCCGAACGCGGCTTCCGCATGCAGATCGAGTCTTGCGCCAACACGCTCGAAGATGCAAATTCCCAACTTGAAATTGCCAAGCGCCAAATCGACCTGGCTCAAAAGAATTACGACCTGACCAACGACAGTTACAAGCTCGGAAGAGAAACCCAGCTGAACCTTCTCACTGCAGAAAACGACCTTCGTACAGCGAAGATCGGCTACATGCAAGCTATCGTGAATTGGAACCAGGCTTACAACGCCCTCCTTCAGGCCACCGGTGAATATTAA
- a CDS encoding DNA cytosine methyltransferase, whose translation MKKKMIPASKSTFSTPWQMHEFFAGSGLVSYGLKEMFHCVWANDISTQKAAVYQANLNLKHFILGDIKDIQGKSLPKAHMSWASFPCQDLSLAGAMGGIHASRSGLVWEWLRILDELKEKPKILLLENVIGLLSTNHGNNYRAIHKAISERGYKCGAIVLNASLFVPQSRPRVFIIAVDKKSHIPSELTGKGPCWLHNSSAIELGNSLPNWIWWKTDRPSKRTVTLKDIVDPTVPFDKDNVLKLIPPKHIEKLNKFDFIYATGYRRTRNGKQQLEIRCDGTAGCLRTPEGGSSKQYLILKNKNEIHARLLTIRETARLMGAPDTYILPGSYNDGYKAMGDAVVMPVAKFIGERFLAKLAEAVY comes from the coding sequence ATGAAAAAGAAGATGATTCCCGCCTCAAAAAGCACATTCTCTACCCCATGGCAAATGCACGAATTCTTTGCAGGCAGTGGTTTGGTGTCCTATGGATTAAAAGAAATGTTTCATTGCGTTTGGGCAAATGACATTAGCACTCAAAAAGCCGCAGTTTATCAAGCAAATCTTAACCTAAAACATTTTATACTAGGCGACATCAAAGATATTCAGGGAAAATCTCTTCCTAAAGCACATATGTCATGGGCTAGTTTTCCATGTCAAGATCTATCTCTCGCCGGAGCAATGGGAGGAATACATGCATCAAGAAGCGGACTTGTATGGGAATGGCTACGTATCTTAGACGAATTGAAGGAAAAACCCAAAATTTTACTTCTTGAGAACGTAATTGGCCTTTTATCAACAAATCACGGAAACAATTATCGCGCCATACACAAAGCAATTTCTGAGCGCGGTTATAAATGCGGAGCAATAGTTTTAAACGCTTCTTTATTCGTTCCCCAATCTCGACCACGAGTATTCATTATTGCGGTAGATAAAAAAAGTCATATTCCCTCAGAACTTACCGGCAAAGGACCTTGTTGGCTTCACAATTCATCTGCTATAGAACTTGGCAACTCTCTACCAAATTGGATTTGGTGGAAAACGGATCGTCCTTCCAAAAGAACAGTGACTTTAAAAGATATTGTTGATCCCACAGTTCCTTTTGACAAAGACAACGTATTAAAGCTAATTCCACCAAAACATATCGAAAAACTCAATAAATTCGATTTCATTTATGCAACCGGGTATAGACGAACTCGCAACGGGAAACAGCAATTAGAGATTCGCTGCGACGGAACTGCAGGTTGTCTCAGAACACCTGAGGGTGGAAGCAGTAAGCAATACCTCATTCTAAAAAACAAAAATGAAATTCACGCTCGTCTTCTCACCATTCGTGAAACAGCACGTTTGATGGGTGCTCCAGACACATACATTCTTCCTGGATCCTATAACGATGGTTATAAAGCAATGGGAGACGCAGTAGTCATGCCGGTAGCCAAATTTATAGGCGAACGTTTTTTGGCAAAACTTGCAGAGGCGGTATACTAA
- a CDS encoding YbaB/EbfC family nucleoid-associated protein, translated as MDMSKMLRDLQKMQSKMMKAQSDLKAQSFEAEAGGGMVKVAMNGKGVVTMIKINPDAVDKDDVEALEDLLMAAINAAVKKKDEATQESISGITGGMKIPGLM; from the coding sequence ATGGATATGAGCAAAATGTTGCGTGACCTTCAGAAAATGCAGAGCAAGATGATGAAGGCCCAGAGCGACCTCAAGGCACAAAGTTTCGAAGCCGAAGCCGGCGGCGGAATGGTGAAGGTCGCCATGAACGGTAAGGGTGTCGTCACCATGATCAAGATCAACCCCGATGCCGTTGACAAGGACGACGTGGAAGCTCTCGAAGACCTGCTCATGGCCGCCATCAACGCAGCCGTCAAGAAGAAAGACGAAGCTACCCAGGAAAGCATCAGCGGCATTACCGGCGGCATGAAAATCCCCGGCCTGATGTAA
- a CDS encoding GspE/PulE family protein: MEPLLSTKWCREHNVALLGYLSDSHQPFPIAVTDDSDDFLLQKVRTELGEPIQACIRSKAEIHQILSQNTDGLEEVLLKPENAQNASWESEPIVNLVDNLIEQAIDFKASDIHLEPSTESLRVRLRQDGLLKDHKSLPLWIQEPILVRLKILADIDITDKRIPHDGSFTFNGFRHSANIRVSTLPVQGGEKCVLRILPTSSHQAPKLSALHLSPASEAFLKNVFNSPQGLFLVTGPTGSGKTTTLHAGLQEILHKQVNVTTIEDPVEYPLDGAAQVQVNEKCGFTFAVALRAILRQDPDVIMVGEIRDKETAQIALRAAQTGHLVVSTLHTNSAKAGFTRLKDLGVSQTALQESLLGVMAQRLLRCRPAQGLPYSGRRAVVEILKPDGTYVDGTLRENALKLVEDGFTDQEEIQRVIGPTP; this comes from the coding sequence ATGGAACCTTTACTTTCTACGAAATGGTGTCGCGAGCACAATGTCGCCTTACTCGGCTACTTGAGCGACTCGCATCAGCCCTTCCCTATTGCAGTCACGGATGACAGCGACGATTTCTTGTTGCAGAAGGTGCGAACGGAGCTTGGCGAGCCTATACAAGCCTGCATCAGGAGCAAGGCCGAAATTCACCAGATTCTTAGCCAGAATACGGACGGCCTAGAAGAGGTTCTTTTGAAGCCCGAGAATGCGCAAAACGCCTCTTGGGAATCCGAACCGATCGTGAATTTGGTCGACAACCTGATAGAGCAGGCCATTGATTTCAAAGCCTCCGATATTCATCTGGAACCCTCCACGGAATCCTTACGAGTACGCTTAAGGCAAGACGGTTTACTGAAAGACCATAAAAGTTTGCCCTTGTGGATTCAAGAACCCATTCTGGTACGACTGAAGATTCTCGCCGACATTGACATTACAGACAAAAGAATTCCCCACGACGGGTCATTCACATTTAACGGCTTTAGGCACAGCGCCAACATTCGTGTGAGCACGCTCCCCGTACAAGGGGGCGAAAAATGCGTTCTTCGAATCCTCCCGACTTCGAGCCATCAAGCACCTAAGTTATCGGCATTGCATTTAAGTCCGGCCAGCGAAGCGTTCTTGAAGAACGTTTTCAACAGTCCGCAGGGATTGTTCTTGGTAACAGGTCCAACAGGCTCCGGAAAGACCACCACGCTCCATGCCGGTTTGCAAGAGATCTTGCACAAGCAGGTGAATGTGACAACGATTGAAGACCCGGTAGAATACCCACTGGATGGTGCCGCCCAGGTGCAGGTGAACGAAAAATGCGGATTCACCTTTGCCGTAGCGCTCCGGGCCATATTGCGCCAGGACCCCGACGTGATCATGGTAGGGGAAATCCGCGACAAGGAAACGGCGCAAATCGCCCTCCGCGCTGCGCAAACCGGTCACTTGGTCGTCTCAACGCTTCACACGAATTCAGCCAAGGCCGGTTTCACCCGCCTCAAAGACTTGGGCGTTTCGCAAACGGCCCTGCAGGAATCACTTCTGGGCGTTATGGCGCAGCGCCTTTTGCGGTGCCGTCCGGCCCAAGGACTTCCTTATTCGGGTCGGAGGGCGGTTGTAGAAATCCTCAAGCCCGACGGAACTTATGTTGACGGGACACTCCGGGAAAACGCCTTGAAGCTAGTTGAAGACGGTTTCACCGACCAAGAAGAAATCCAACGTGTAATTGGCCCTACTCCCTAA
- a CDS encoding efflux RND transporter permease subunit, which yields MIKASIYKPITMLMVILTVVVFGLYTYSMMVVDLMPKFDVPVVTGTIIYPGANPEEIETTIIKPIEEQVELVDGIDYVQSICLENYGIVVAMFNMGINVDVAANDVRSKIELAAADFPDAVQAPIISKVDINGAAIMSISFTGPLNSTELRQKVEDEIEPLFTSVPGVASVDLFGGTTRQISIELDKDKMIDRNVDIATIMGVFGQANVNNPIGEVIGKHKNTTVRTAGKFTSLDEMRDLDIPTQTGVIKLSEIADVKDTIESITSASRFNGTNSVSLDIKKRSDANVVEVSRGVLKRMAQIQQTLPEGFELHLVYDKSEAVNEAVDNVIQNIVIAIGLTAGLLLLFLGKFSTMFIAALTMPISVIGAFTLMYFAGFGINMMSLMALSSSVGLLVTNSIVVLENINEKLKLGLDPKEAAYRGTSEIMVAIMASTLTNVCVFVPIAFMKSIAGIFFRTFGLTMVFATFVSLLVTFTLTPLMAAYLFKGKKKDENGNIIEEKPSILDRILSLFPKALNGIRFVYLKTLSFCLSVPGVIFQVVALGAGIFFVGVLAKNFLTVEVMPKQDQGMISVKLEMPVGTNIETTDSIARIIEERVKGVPEIVHYSMNVGGSDGFTTVNQATMRVKLLKDWEGRTRSTDQIVDSLRPYLANIPDAFISIKSTSASEMQNNSAGDVVLEVSGLHADSVVKASEIVMDKIKETIEGVVDVKMSYEAGKPEIRLLPNRQALADYGITLKTAANYNYIAVSGYEAGQYTDDGEEYDVYVRMMEKDRQSHVDIENLPILTPKGYVNANELFFIEDGAGPTRIDRKRKMRRVDVSMNLLPGHTTGEIMGKVGALAAEMKDQVPEGISFGFGGNADMQNDMVDEFKTAILMAIILTYILLIALLESFAQPFIIMTTIPMGAIGVILSLIVTGKALSMIALMAIVMLIGVVVNNAILLLDEANRLLRSGAMGRRSAIMTAGETKFQPIVLATFASVVAQLPLAFALGGNVAAMTQPMGIASVGGLIVSAILTMYLVPTFFWLPNAIFHKAKKKAGNIKKNLQRHKA from the coding sequence ATGATTAAGGCCAGTATCTATAAACCGATAACCATGCTCATGGTCATTTTGACCGTGGTGGTTTTCGGTCTCTACACCTACAGCATGATGGTGGTGGACCTGATGCCGAAATTCGACGTCCCCGTGGTCACCGGTACCATCATCTATCCGGGTGCAAACCCCGAAGAAATCGAAACGACCATCATCAAGCCTATCGAAGAACAGGTGGAACTGGTGGACGGTATCGACTACGTGCAGTCGATATGCCTTGAAAACTACGGTATCGTGGTCGCCATGTTCAACATGGGTATCAACGTGGACGTGGCAGCAAACGACGTGCGTTCCAAGATTGAACTTGCCGCAGCCGACTTCCCGGATGCCGTGCAGGCCCCGATTATTTCGAAGGTGGACATTAACGGTGCCGCCATCATGTCCATTTCGTTTACCGGACCGCTCAACTCCACGGAACTCCGCCAGAAGGTGGAAGACGAAATCGAACCGCTGTTCACCTCTGTTCCGGGCGTGGCAAGCGTTGACCTTTTCGGTGGTACCACTCGCCAGATTTCCATTGAACTTGACAAGGACAAAATGATTGACCGCAATGTAGACATTGCGACCATCATGGGAGTTTTCGGACAAGCTAACGTCAACAACCCGATTGGTGAAGTCATCGGCAAGCACAAGAATACGACCGTGCGTACCGCAGGTAAGTTCACCAGCCTCGATGAAATGCGCGACCTGGATATTCCGACCCAAACAGGCGTGATCAAGCTTTCTGAAATCGCCGACGTCAAGGACACGATTGAATCGATTACTTCTGCTTCTCGCTTCAACGGAACGAACTCTGTTTCACTCGATATCAAGAAGCGTTCCGACGCTAACGTGGTTGAAGTTTCAAGAGGCGTGCTCAAGCGCATGGCCCAGATTCAGCAAACACTCCCCGAAGGATTCGAACTTCACCTGGTTTACGACAAGTCCGAAGCCGTGAACGAAGCTGTCGATAACGTGATTCAGAATATCGTTATCGCAATCGGCCTTACGGCTGGACTTTTGCTCTTGTTCCTCGGCAAGTTCTCGACCATGTTCATTGCGGCCCTTACGATGCCGATTTCCGTGATTGGTGCATTTACCCTTATGTATTTTGCGGGCTTTGGCATCAACATGATGTCGCTCATGGCTCTGTCGAGTTCCGTGGGTCTGTTGGTGACGAACTCTATCGTGGTGCTTGAAAACATTAACGAAAAATTAAAACTTGGACTTGACCCGAAAGAAGCTGCTTACCGAGGCACCAGTGAAATCATGGTCGCCATCATGGCTTCGACACTCACCAACGTTTGCGTGTTCGTGCCGATTGCCTTCATGAAGTCCATTGCCGGTATCTTCTTTAGAACGTTCGGTCTGACCATGGTGTTTGCAACCTTCGTGTCGCTCTTGGTGACTTTCACCTTGACACCGCTCATGGCAGCCTACTTGTTCAAAGGCAAGAAGAAAGACGAAAACGGAAACATTATCGAAGAAAAGCCCTCGATTCTTGACCGAATTTTGTCCCTTTTCCCTAAGGCCCTGAATGGGATTCGCTTTGTATACCTCAAGACCCTTTCGTTCTGCCTTTCTGTTCCGGGTGTTATATTCCAAGTCGTTGCACTTGGCGCAGGAATTTTCTTTGTGGGTGTTCTTGCGAAGAACTTCTTGACCGTCGAAGTGATGCCGAAACAGGACCAGGGCATGATTTCGGTGAAGCTCGAAATGCCTGTGGGTACTAACATCGAAACCACCGACAGCATAGCACGTATTATCGAAGAGCGAGTCAAGGGTGTTCCCGAAATTGTGCACTACAGCATGAACGTGGGTGGTTCTGACGGTTTTACGACCGTAAACCAGGCTACCATGCGTGTAAAGCTCTTGAAGGACTGGGAAGGCCGTACTCGTAGTACCGACCAAATCGTCGATTCGCTACGCCCTTACCTTGCAAATATTCCTGATGCATTTATTTCGATCAAGTCTACTTCCGCTTCTGAAATGCAGAACAACTCCGCTGGCGACGTGGTGCTCGAAGTGAGCGGTCTGCATGCAGACTCCGTGGTGAAGGCTTCCGAAATCGTGATGGATAAAATCAAGGAAACCATCGAAGGTGTCGTCGACGTGAAGATGAGCTACGAAGCGGGTAAGCCCGAAATTCGACTTCTCCCGAACCGTCAGGCTCTCGCCGATTATGGCATTACGCTCAAGACAGCCGCCAACTACAACTACATTGCAGTGAGCGGTTATGAAGCAGGCCAGTACACCGACGACGGCGAAGAATACGATGTCTATGTGCGTATGATGGAAAAAGACCGTCAGAGCCACGTAGACATCGAAAACCTCCCGATTTTGACCCCCAAGGGTTATGTGAACGCTAACGAACTCTTCTTTATCGAAGACGGTGCAGGCCCGACCCGTATTGACCGTAAGCGCAAGATGAGACGTGTTGACGTTTCGATGAACTTGTTGCCTGGACACACGACTGGTGAAATCATGGGCAAGGTCGGAGCGCTCGCCGCAGAAATGAAGGACCAAGTTCCCGAAGGAATTTCGTTCGGCTTTGGCGGTAACGCAGACATGCAGAATGACATGGTGGACGAATTCAAGACGGCTATCTTGATGGCTATCATCCTCACCTACATTTTGCTGATTGCATTGCTCGAAAGCTTTGCCCAGCCGTTCATTATTATGACGACAATCCCGATGGGTGCTATAGGCGTGATTCTTTCCCTTATCGTTACCGGCAAGGCACTTTCGATGATTGCCTTGATGGCTATCGTGATGCTTATCGGTGTGGTGGTGAACAACGCTATTCTATTGCTTGACGAAGCAAACCGACTGCTACGAAGTGGCGCGATGGGCAGACGATCTGCCATTATGACCGCAGGCGAAACCAAGTTCCAGCCGATTGTACTTGCAACGTTTGCATCTGTGGTGGCTCAGCTTCCGCTTGCGTTCGCTCTCGGTGGTAACGTGGCTGCTATGACCCAGCCGATGGGTATTGCCTCTGTGGGTGGTTTGATTGTGTCTGCAATCCTTACCATGTACCTGGTGCCGACCTTCTTCTGGCTCCCGAACGCCATCTTCCACAAGGCGAAAAAGAAAGCCGGAAACATCAAGAAGAATTTACAGCGCCACAAGGCATAA